A genomic region of Caenorhabditis elegans chromosome V contains the following coding sequences:
- the F55A11.8 gene encoding Reverse transcriptase domain-containing protein (Confirmed by transcript evidence), which yields MNKSGHYVVPEPVAFEEVLTVQELNEVDAFIYGDDMFEYADVHCQRGRANYFRTATGSMGPFLNTNLFSIPNKNGTVLRNLVKLQKENLAEMNSTDIINVHCKNLNSRLEHVANSYSDAWKYPPPAFVPSQSFLGSNPDNYKDFESDETAVNKVVNNLLKVVSYLHP from the exons ATGAATAAATCAGGACATTATGTAGTTCCAGAGCCGGTTGCATTTGAAGAAGTCCTTACTGTGCAAGAGCTCAACGAAGTTGATGCGTTCATTTATGGAGATGATATGTTTGAATACGCGGATGTTCATTGTCAAAGAGGCCGagcaaattattttagaacTGCTACGGGATCAATGGGACCATTCCTGaacacaaatttattttcaattccgaacAAAAACGGCACAGTTTTGCGAAATCTCGTAAAGctccaaaaagaaaacttaGCTGAGATGAATTCAACGGATATTATTAACGTACATTGTAAA AATCTAAATTCTCGACTCGAACATGTTGCCAACTCCTATTCGGACGCGTGGAAATATCCGCCACCAGCTTTTGTCCCTTCACAATCGTTCCTTGGAAGTAATCCGGATAATTACAAAGATTTTGAATCGGATGAAACAGCTGTAAACAAAGTGGTGAACAATCTACTCAAAGTGGTATCGTATCTTCATccataa